The Microcystis panniformis FACHB-1757 region TATCACGAGAGCTTAGGTTCCAGTCAAGGGTCGGCCGCAACTCTACACATTTCTCAACACAACTTATCTCTCTTTCATCAATCTAAGAGAGTTAAAATGAGAAGAAAAGCCTGAAACCGAGACAGAGACTATGGTTAAGCCTAGACCCGCCCAACGGTCAAATCTGTAGATATTTACTGTGAATTGTCCAAAAACTTATTTGGAAAAGCGAGATGCGCCTTTTAAGCATCTCCACATCAGCTTAATAAGCGAGCTTAATAGAAGTAGTTAGGGTTTGCGGCAAAAAGTTTTTCGTGGGGACAGGGGGGTTGGGGGGGTTTTGCCTTTTGCCTGTTGCCTGTCTTCATAAGTAGCCTATGCTCAACGAATTTAGTATTACTTGTGCAACAATGGTAATTCACCTCAGACAGTGATGCAATTCAGACTTGAATTGGCCTCAGCACCCCTCGAACCTAGGAAATTAATTTGGCATGATTACTTAATTTCTACGGGTTCTAAATTATCAGCAGGAGTAAAACCAAAGAGACGGGAATAGAAATAAAATTCTGCATCTAATGCTCGTTTTATCGATTCAGCTTGACGAAATCCGTGTTGTTCTCCCGCAAAGGGAAGGTAAGCAACGGGTAAACCTTTCGCTTTTAAAGCTTCTACCATCATTTCCGCTTGATTGGGTGGAACCACTCGGTCTTCTAAACCTTGGAAAAAGATCACCGGACAGGATAACTGAGCGGTAAAATGAATAGGCGAACGCTGATAGTAAATTTCCTTTTCTTGAGGATAAAGTCCCACCAATTTATCTAAATATCTCGACTCGAATTTATGGGTATCGGTGGCTAAAACCTCTAAATCACTAACTCCGTAATAACTAGCTCCTGCTTTAAAAGTATCATGAAAAGTTAAGGCCGCTAAAGTTGTATAACCACCGGCGCTGCCTCCGGAAATTGCCAATCTTTCCCCATCGACTAATCCCTGATTAACCAAATATTTTGCCCCGTTGATGCAGTCTTCCACATCGACAATTCCCCAATTTCCCAGCAAACGCTGACGATATTGACGACCATAACCCGTACTACCGCCATAATTGACATCTAGATAGCCAAAACCGCGACTGGTCCAGTATTGCACCCGCAGACTTAAACTAGAGGTCGCCGCAGCCGTCGGTCCACCGTGACTTTTGACTAAAAGGGGCGGTAATTCGCCATTGGGGGCGGTATAATCGGGGTTTTTGGGGGGATAATACCAAGCATAGGCCGTTAGTCCCTTACTGGTGGGAAAAGCGAGCATTTCCGGAATCGAGAAATAATCGCTAGAAATAGTTAAATTACTGGAAGATTTGAGAATTTCTCTCGTTCCTGTGGCTAAATCCATTGAGACAACCGCCGTTACTTCCCTGAAAGAACCGCCAATAAAAACTATTTTGTTATCGCTAACTTGTAGGGAAGAAATGTTAGTATCAGCAGTGATAATTTCTTGGAATTCTCGATTAACAGTATCGATACTTCCTAAATACCAACGACCATCTTTTGTATAGCTACAAATAATCTGGGATTTCCCAGCAAAGCCGTAGTTAGATAAACCAAAAACCCAATGAGGGTAGGCAAATTCAGCCTCGATCAGTTCGATAACTGGTTCGATTTGTTCATCGTGTTTAAAGCAATAAAAGTTCCAGAAATTATTGCGATCACTGGTAAAATATAACTGTTCATCGGCGGACCAGCGCGGTTCACACACCGACTCATTTTCACCACCAGCAATGACCCGAATATTACTCAAATAAAGATGATTAATATCGGCCACCCAGAGAAAAGAACTATCCCAAGGCATATTAGGATGATTCCAACTAATCCAAGCTAATCGAGAACCGTCGGCACTTAAGCGAGGAGAGGTATAAAAATCATCGCCTGATACTAAAGTTTCTATGTTTCCTGTATCCACATCGATGCTGACAATACTATTAACTGGTTCTCGATCTTTTTGGCTATGATCTTCACAAACACAGATTAAACGATTGCGAAATTCATCGAGAATTAAATCCGCATAACGACAGGAATTTTCTGGGGTCAGAGGTTGGGGTAAACTATCAGCAGTTTGGCGATAAATTCTTTGGTCAGCAAAATTACAAAAATAGATAATTCCGGCAACAATTAGATAGGAACCTCCCCCGTATTCATGGACACGAGTTCGCACATTAAAAGGTGCTGGGGTGATTTCTGTGGTTGTGCCGTCGGGGTTTAATTTAACTAAAACATTTCGCCCCTTTTCCTGTGGTCTGCCTTCTAACCAATAAATATCTTCTCCGTCTAGAGTTACACCGCCAAGACTAATCGATGCTGCCACAATTAGATCGGAGGTAATCGGCGATTTCCAGGAACCGTAAGCTGATATTTGATGAGACATTTTCGACTAGAGCAGTGATCTTAATGGTGAACTAACTTGATCAGGAACGCTGATAAATTAAGAGAATTCCGAGTAAACAGGACAAAGTAGGGATTAGGTGCATCCCTACCTAACTCTCTGTTTTCCTGCAATCGGAGCGGCGGGATTCGAACCCACGACCCCTACTACCCCAAAGTAGTGCGCTACCAAGCTGCGCTACGCCCCGATATTGAACCTTAACCATCATAGCGATAATCGCAGCATTTTGCAAGCTTTTTTTTTCTTCCTTTCTCCCCCATCCCCGGAATTAGCGGCCAGCTATCTAGCTAATTGGGGAATACGTCCTTTTAATCCCGTCATTAATTGCAGGGCAAACAATTTCAACGGGGGAAAACCGCGCATCATTGCCAATCCGAGACGACGGATGAGAACGATGGGCGGCCAGTTATTGGAGAACAGGCGATCAAGAAAATCCGTGAAGCCTAAAATCGCTAAATTCTCCGATCTACGCCATTTTTCGTAGGATTTTAGGGTAGAAAGCGCTCCTATATCTTCTTGCTTTTCTACTGCTTCCTTTAATACCTGCGCTAAAGCGGCCGCGTCGCGAATGCCTAAATTTAAACCTTGACCACCGACGGGATGACAACAGTGAGCGGCATCACCAATTAAAGCCAGTCGGGGTTTAACATAAGTATCACTCTGCATTAACTGTACGGGAAAGAGAGCGCGGGGGCTAACTAATTCGAGTTTTCCCAGTAATCCCCCCGTATATGCTTCTAATTTCTTGATAAATTCCGCTTCGGGCATTTCTTGCAGTTTTTTCGCTTCCCCATGGGGATTTGTCCAAACGATCTGACAGCGATTACCCTGGAGCGGTAAAATGCCCATCGGACCGGTGGGCCAAAATCTTTCAAAGGCGGTATCGTTGCGATCGAGTTGATGTTTAATGGTGAAAGCGACACAGGATTGCCAATATTTCCAACCTTTGGTTTTAATTTGCGCCCCTTGCCGGATAGCGGATTTGGCTCCATCGGCCCCGATAACTAATTTTGTGGTGATTTTTCGGGTTTGACCAGCTTCTTCCAGGGTGACAGTGGCTGTTTCTGCTCCGTACTCCACTTCTAACACTTTAGCAGGGGATAACCACTCAATGCGATCGCAATCTTGGCTGGCCTTGTGCAGGGCGGTTAAAATCACTTGATGTTCGCCCACATAGCCCAAATAATCGGTTTTTAGCTCATCGACAACGAAGGGGACAAAAATCGGGTAATCGGCATCAGAAAGGCGAATATGACTAAATTTACCGATACTGGGCGAGATTTTATCCCAGATACCCAAGCCTGTAAAAATCCGGCTGGACATCAGCGAGAGGGCATAAGCTTGACGACGGGAGGCGGCCACCTCTAGGGGACGTTCCTCGATCATAGCGATATTTAATCCTGTATTTTTTAAGGCCACCGCTAGGGTGGTCCCGACTATACCGCCCCCGACAATGATTAAATCGTAGCTGTCCCGTCTTAACATATAAATATTTTTCTCAAAGATCATCAGTGACTACACTGATCTATTCTGACACGATTTTCGGGGTTGCTGTCGGGTTTGATTGTCTTCACCCCACCTAGCCATTGATAGACTTTCAAGGGTTTTGTCCCGTTGCCGAGAGTTTCGGGTTATCGCTCTTCCCGGACTTCTGGAAGGGCGATAACAAGCTGCTGCCCTGTTAGCTGATGCTCCTGCTGCGCCAGTCTTCCTCGATACCCCGACGGCCAAGGCAGCGGCGCTGGCACTTGCCCGCCGTTGGGGATATGTTTGGGGCAGCAACCCGGGAACTTGGCCAAAGACATAACCCGCAAGATCAAGTTTTTTTAACTCTGATCAGATGCGAATGCGTCAAGGCTTTTTTGAGTCCAATTGTCCAGAGCAGTATTGATAGAGTTAAGAACTCCCATTGTTTCGAGCATATTCCCCTTCAACTTTTCTTGAAGTTCGCTAAAAATACTGGTTTGGACATTGAATAGATCATCTACTTTTTGAGCGCTCTTTAATATCTCTAGATACTTGGCTGTAGTTTCTAGATACAGGCGCATCAATTCTGCTTGCTTTAGTCCAAGACTGGTCATCGAACTGACATAAATTTCACCCAAGTCCTTAAAAGACTCAGAGGTTGCCTGTAAATTCACCAGCTTCAGTTGGCTTTGAAATAGTTCATTAATACTATCAGTATAAACTTCCCCCAATTCTTTGGTCAAGCTTAGATAACCCTTGCTTAGTTCAGCGAAAGCACTGGGGTTAACAAAACTTGTTAACATGGCATCGATCGCGTTCACATTAGTGGCCGTAATATTCTTGAAGGACTCTATTGCCAACTTGTTCGAGTCAATCCACTGTTTAACTAGCTCGTTTTGCATGGTAGTTTCCTCGTAAACTGCTTAATGTATTTCTCTGTCTGTGCCAGCAAAAAGATTAAATTATTGAGGGCGCGGTTGGGCTAACCGTTCCAACATAGCGACAATTGCCCTCATCTGGGGAGACTCTCTAGTATAAAAGACAGGATTATCTGGATCTGCACTGGAATATCCCCAAAAATCCCAGCATCCCTGGGGATTGTAAGGGATTAATGCTGACGGTTCAACCTGGGGATATAAGACAATTATCCTGTTGGTATCAGCTATTTCATTGTAACCGGTTTTAGTGTAGTAAGTATCATCAATTTCCGTTGCCCCCTGTTTGCAACCATGAATAGCTACATGAACTTTGCAGCTTTCTTTTTTACAGGCTTCAGGCACATAAACATAAGCCTCCCGACTCATACTCGTCTTTTTACCCTCAATAAACTCACTCTGGTCAAACCGAATAATCTGGCCACTTAATCTATTAGAATCAACTGCTGGATTCAACTTGCCATAAATATGCCCTAAAATCCGATGGGATTGCATGAAATCGCAGTCGTTTATAAAGGGTGACTTAGTATCTGAACATGACACCCTAGACTCCTCGACAATTATGGCATGACCGGCATTGATATTCTTGTCGTATTTAATATTCTCTGAGGGCAAGCCGGCAGCTTGATAAAAATCTTCTACTTTGTCAACGACGACAGTTGTAACTACGCGATCACTTGAACCACTGAATAGATAGACTCGATCATCTTTTAAATTGTTGAGATCGGCAATTTTGTTAGCCTTGGCCAGTTCTTGAGCTTTTTTAAATAATCTTTTCCCATCCGGTCCTACTGCCTCAGTCAGAGGATTCATGCAAGTTGATGTCGCTTGCTCGAAAAATTGCTCTGGATCCGTCTCGTAAGAACCTACACAAAAAAAAGGACCGCCAGCAATTATACCTGCTCCCACCAGCCTATCTGAGTAGGCCACATGGAATTGAGCCGTCATGAAGGCCCCTGATGAAAGACCAGAAACAGATGTTTGGCTTAAATCTGCCTGATAACCAGATAGCTTGGGTGCTTCCTCGCCTAAGACCGCTCCATGGAAGATAAAAATACTAAAAATCAAAACAGCCAGTAGTTTTAATCCTGCCTTAATCATAAGACCTCTTGCAAAAATCGGAACCTATGATATTAAGATAAAGTAAAACAGATCGAATGATATTAAGATAAAGTAAAACACATCGAACTTTGAAAACCCACTTGCCACTTCCCACTTTCCCGTACTTTTTCAACAGGATTTGGTATAACATATCTGGCTAATCTCTGGCAAGAGTGCCTCTCTTAACTAGGAAATCACCATGGAACTTGATCAACGAATAGCCGATTTTTATGACTCCTCTAGTGGACTGTGGGAAAGGATTTGGGGCGAACATATGCACCATGGTTACTACGGTCGCGGTGGCAAGATTAAACTCGATCGCCGTCAGGCACAAATTGATTTAATAGAAGAATTATTAACTTGGGGAAATGTCACCAGTGCTAATCAGATTCTCGATGTCGGTTGTGGCATTGGTGGCAGTAGTCTTTATCTGGCCGAAAAATTTCACAGCCAAGCGGTGGGGATTACTCTATCCCCGGTACAAGCCGCTAGAGCCAGCCAAAGAGCGCAAGAGTTCAATTTAGAAGAAAAAGTCAGTTTTTGTGTAGCTGATGCCCTAAAAACCCCCTTTCCTGAGAATAATTTTGATCTGGTCTGGTCTTTGGAAAGTGGCGAACATATGCCCGATAAAAGGCAATTTCTGCGGGAATGTTATCGGGTTTTGCAGCCCGGGGGGACTTTTTTGATGGCTACTTGGTGTCATCGTCCCACCACTTCCCTGGCCGGTAATTTAACGGAAGGAGAGATTAAACTATTAAACGAGATTTATCAGGTTTATTGTCTGCCATATGTGATTTCTTTGCCAGAATACGCCGATATTGCCCGTGAAGTTGGCTTTCAAGACCTAAAAACCGATGATTGGTCCCTATCGGTGGCTGCTTTTTGGGATGTGGTGATTGATTCGGCCCTAACCACAGATGCGATCGCAGGTTTGTTAGCAAGCGGTTATACTACTATCCAAGGGGCCTTATCTTTAGGGTTAATGCGGCGCGGTTACGAGTCGGGTTTAATTCGTTTTGGTTTACTGCAAGGGAAAAAATAATCGGCGTTGTCAGATCAGAAGAGGAAAGATGGTGCGAAACGTTTAGGAATGAAATAAGGTTGAAATACCTGAAATAACCGCCTAGTAAAGTCTTCAGTCCCCTGACTGAATCTAATAGGTCAACCCTGACCAACCTTATAACTGTTTATATGTCCCGACGTTTAGTATCACATCGATACCAAACTAGGCAAGGGGACTCAAGGTCAATACACTTTGTAACAATTATCTACAATTGTAGGACTTACGCATTGACAAAAAGGCTCAAATTTGCATCCTCTAATTTTGGTAGCTAAGGATACAATTTATCGCCTGACCTCTTGACAAAACCCTCTCAGATTTGATTTCCTCATCGAAGAGAGTCTCTTCTGACAAGACAGCTCATGAGAACGATTACCAAGCCAAGTACCGCCAAGTGCAATCTCCAAATTTACACCTTATTTTTGCTCTGTGAGCCTAAATATATAAGCTGTGTTCGGTGAGCTTCGGATTTTGGAGGACTTGTCCCATGACAGCGTCAATCGTTTCTTGTGGCGGGAGAACTATACCTCCAAGGATTTGTTTGATGAAGTAGCTTCTCAAATCGAGCTTGAAGGGGGGACACTCAGTGTCGATGACATGGTAGTTGACAAGCTTTATAGTGACCCGAAGAAAGCTGAGTTAATCGATTATTTTTGGTCAGGCAAACCTAAAAAAACAGTCAAAGGAATTAACGTTGTTACCTTATATTATACTGACCTTAAGGGGGTGTCAGTTCCTGTCAATTACCGAATTGTTAATAAACAGGAAGGAAAGACAAAACATGAATATTTTTTAGAGATGTTGGCAGAAGTAAAAGCTTGGGGACTGAAGCCATCGATAGTTACTGGAGACAGTTGGTACGCTTCTAAAGAAAACCTGAATGTTCTTAAAGACAAGGAATTTGGGGGTCTATTTGCTCTGGAGGCGAATCGGTCAGTCTCGGTTGAACGAGGAGGAAAATATGTTCAAGTTCAAAGCTTAGATATTCCCACCGATGGATTAATTGTTTACCTGAAACAAGTGGGGCAAGTCAAGGTATTTAGAACGGTCTTCAAAAACGAATTTCGTTACTATACTATGTTCGTTCCGAACCTTCAGGAACTATCCTCAATCGATTGGTCAGAATTTAAAAAGATTCACGACCAACATGGGGGAATTGAGCAGTACCATCGAGCGTTAAAGCAAGTGTGTAATATTGAGCGCTTTCAAGTGAGAGAGAGTCAGGCCATAAGAACTCACATATTTTGTGCCATTCGGGGATTCGTACAATTAGAATTACTCCGATTTAAAGCGCAAATTGTCAATTGGTATTCTTTACAAAGGGAGTTATTTACTGAGGTCATCCGCTCTTTTATTGTTAATAATTTAGAGTCCAACTTCCTTGACCTCAATAATTTGGCAAGAATAGTCTGAAGTTCAAATGCATATTACGAAAATCCTGTCAATGCGTAAGTCCTAAATTGCTACAAAGGTGAGAGTAACGGCGATAGCCACCCCTAGATTCAGAAGTCACAACTCTGGGACTGAAGCGGGGAACGGAAGGCGAGAGATGTGTTACCTAACATCCATACCGAGACCACTGCCAACCATCCATGATTAGGCGTGAGCCAAATGTCCGACCTGAACCATCGTTATCATTGAGTAGTGAAATAGGTTGACACACTGCGTTCAAAAGAACAAGGGGAAAAGTAAGGGTTTTTGAATCCACACCCACACAGACCTTTAAAGTACCCCGGTGGATAGGACAAATCTAAAGATGGAATGCCCATATAAACGGAACGTAATAAACCCTTTTAGGCTCTGAGTATCGGTCGAAATACTCAGTAGTAATAAGTGTAAGCGCAAGCCTTCAAGGGTGTGAGATGTAACCAAAAGCCAACGCCTGACAGTAATAGTCAGAATATGCTAACAGGTTACGGTTTGATTGTAAGGATAGAGTCTAGTAGGAGTCTATATGACGAAAGCGAGAGAAAGTAAAGGGTTCGGGAAACCGAAAACCACTAAGACTACGAATGTATGGAAAGCTATCAATTGGGCGAAAGTCCAAAGATACGTTTTCAAGCTCCAAAAGAGGATATACCAAGCGGCTAAATCGGGACAGGGTGCAAAGGTTAGAAAGTTGCAACGTCTATTAGTGAAATCATACTACGCTCGTCTATTAGCAGTACGCAAAGTAACCCAAGACAATCAAGGAAAGAAAACAGCAGGAGTCGATGGAATGATAGCAGTATCCCCAGAACAAAGGCTAAATCTAACCGAAGAAATCAAAGGAACACTTAAAGCAAAACCGTTAAGAAGGGTATGGATTCCTAAACCCGGCAGGGATGAAAAACGTCCACTAGGAATACCAACCATCAAAGACAGAGCTAGACAAGCGTTAATTATACTTTAGACGTTCATAATCTGAGATTTATTAAACTTCTGAAATCGTAGAGTCAGCAAGGAATCCAGTTCTTTTTTATGTTTCAAATGGGCATCATTCAAACATTCATAAATGGCTGAAGAAAAGTCAGAAAAGTTTTCATAATATTTACCATATAAACATTTCTTTTTGACCAATTTCCACAGCCTTTCAATTAAATTTAGATTAGGTGAATAAGACGGCAGATAGAGCAGTTCTATTGACAAAGAAAGAGCCAATTCTTCAACAATTTTACATTTTTGATAGCGGGCATTATCTAAGACTAGAGTGATGGGAATCATTAGTCCTAAAGCAGCTATTTTTGACCGGAGTTCACAGACTTAATTTGCCGTAATATAAGTTTCATATGTTACCAGAATAACTTCATGAGTTATTGCATTTAATGCTCCTAAAACATTGAAGCGTTTACGCCCGCTCGGTGACTTAACAAAAAGTCTCTCAAAACACCAAACAAAACCGAGAAATGCTCCCATGACGAAGTGAGCGGCATCAACAAAAAAAACAGCCCTTTTTCCTTCTTTAGCCTCATTTAGTCTGGGTTCTAGCTTTTTTTCTTTGTAGTCCTCTTGTTCATCTGGGTCAGCTTTAGAAGGAAGAGAACCTACTTTTAAACATTTCATTCCCATTGATTTTAAAAATTTTCTCACTTGGGTAGGACTTCGTTTTATTCCCGTCAATTCTTCTATCCTATATACAGCTTCATTTATTGTGGCTGGTGGATTTTTCTCGAAGTATTTTTTGAGGGTTTCTTTTTGAGACTCTAATTCACTTTTAGGGCGATAGAAGTTGATTTCTTTTAATTTTTCTATTCCGCCCTCTTGCTCATCTCGAAGATAGGTTAATAAGGTATTTGGCGAGATTCCTGCTAACTGACAAATTTTTTGGTGCGGTATCTTTTGGCTTTTTAACCAGAGAACTTCCATCTTCAGTTGAACCCGGGGATGGGGATGATGAAATCTTTCATAATACAGTGAGTTCTTTTCTTCTTCCGTGAATTCTAGGTTAATCATGTTTTTAATGAGTGCTTTGCTTCTAATTATGACTCTTAAACTATATTATTGTCCTTGAGTAAAAAATGCAAGTTGTAGCCGTGCAAAGTATAAATCGGCACTCGAACCAGAATGGGAGTCAAAAATGGAAGGAACCAGCTACGGTTTCCGACCCGGAAGGTCTGCCCAGGACGCAATATCAAGGATATTCTCAACCATCAATAAAGGTAATTACTTTGTATTAGATGCTGATATTGCCAAATGTTTTGACCGAATTAATCACGACCTTTTACTGTCCAAAATTCATTGTCCAAGTTCCTTGAAAAGAGATATTAAACAATGGCTTAAAGCAGGAGTATTGGACAACGGCGTATTTGAAGAAACAGAAACAGGGACACCTCAAGGAGGGGTAATAAGTCCACTACTTGCCAACATCGCACTGGATGGAATGGCAAGATTAATTGAAATACTATTCCCTAAAAAGAGGGATAGAAATCAAGCTTTTTTAATAAGATATGCCGATGATTTTGTAGTGATTTCACCATCACTCGAAATCATTGAACAGTGCCAAACTGCCATTTCTGAATGGCTAAAGCCTATTGGATTAGAACTCAAACCAGAAAAAACCAGAGTGTGTCACACACTCAAACCCATTGAATATAATGGGCTCTTCGGTTTGTGTTATGCAATGGACGGGGGATATAAGGGATGGAACCCTTATGTAGAAAAGCATTTGGCCATTTTTGTCAATTGTTTTTGATCTAGAGCGAACTAATCAATTAAATCTCTTACCAGATAAGGATTTAGTCGATTTATGCCCCCATATCGAATCATACCAAGTAACGAAGAACCATATAATGGGAAAACGGAAGAACCCGGTTTTGACTTTCTAGGATTCAATATCAGACAATACCCAGCCGGAAAATACAAATCTGGGAAAATAACGAAAGGAATACCTAAAACATTCCTAACCCACATTAAACCTAGCCAAAAAGCAGTTAAAGCCCACACAGAAGCGATAAAAGGTGTAATCAAAAAACACAAAACAGCACCTCAATCAGCCCTGATTAGACACCTAAACCCAATCATTAGAGGTTGGGCTAACTACTACTCAGGAGTAGTAAGTACCTAGGCAAAATTAATTACATACTCGCCTCCAAAATTGTCCAGCACTTTTTTAACGTAAGCGAGGAGGCTCTTTCGGTCTTTATAGGCACTAAATTCAATCCATTCATATTTTAAAAATCTCCATAATATTTCAATTAAATTTAAATGAGGTGAATAAGTTGGCAACCAAAATATTTTCAAGTTTTTCTTTTCCCATTCCTCAAGTTTCTCCATAAATGCATCGCTGGTATGAATGGAAGCTTGGTCAATTATTATGACAGTTTTTTTGGCTCTTCGGTTTGTGTTATG contains the following coding sequences:
- a CDS encoding S9 family peptidase, whose product is MSHQISAYGSWKSPITSDLIVAASISLGGVTLDGEDIYWLEGRPQEKGRNVLVKLNPDGTTTEITPAPFNVRTRVHEYGGGSYLIVAGIIYFCNFADQRIYRQTADSLPQPLTPENSCRYADLILDEFRNRLICVCEDHSQKDREPVNSIVSIDVDTGNIETLVSGDDFYTSPRLSADGSRLAWISWNHPNMPWDSSFLWVADINHLYLSNIRVIAGGENESVCEPRWSADEQLYFTSDRNNFWNFYCFKHDEQIEPVIELIEAEFAYPHWVFGLSNYGFAGKSQIICSYTKDGRWYLGSIDTVNREFQEIITADTNISSLQVSDNKIVFIGGSFREVTAVVSMDLATGTREILKSSSNLTISSDYFSIPEMLAFPTSKGLTAYAWYYPPKNPDYTAPNGELPPLLVKSHGGPTAAATSSLSLRVQYWTSRGFGYLDVNYGGSTGYGRQYRQRLLGNWGIVDVEDCINGAKYLVNQGLVDGERLAISGGSAGGYTTLAALTFHDTFKAGASYYGVSDLEVLATDTHKFESRYLDKLVGLYPQEKEIYYQRSPIHFTAQLSCPVIFFQGLEDRVVPPNQAEMMVEALKAKGLPVAYLPFAGEQHGFRQAESIKRALDAEFYFYSRLFGFTPADNLEPVEIK
- a CDS encoding FAD-dependent hydroxylase, which translates into the protein MLRRDSYDLIIVGGGIVGTTLAVALKNTGLNIAMIEERPLEVAASRRQAYALSLMSSRIFTGLGIWDKISPSIGKFSHIRLSDADYPIFVPFVVDELKTDYLGYVGEHQVILTALHKASQDCDRIEWLSPAKVLEVEYGAETATVTLEEAGQTRKITTKLVIGADGAKSAIRQGAQIKTKGWKYWQSCVAFTIKHQLDRNDTAFERFWPTGPMGILPLQGNRCQIVWTNPHGEAKKLQEMPEAEFIKKLEAYTGGLLGKLELVSPRALFPVQLMQSDTYVKPRLALIGDAAHCCHPVGGQGLNLGIRDAAALAQVLKEAVEKQEDIGALSTLKSYEKWRRSENLAILGFTDFLDRLFSNNWPPIVLIRRLGLAMMRGFPPLKLFALQLMTGLKGRIPQLAR
- a CDS encoding phasin family protein — encoded protein: MQNELVKQWIDSNKLAIESFKNITATNVNAIDAMLTSFVNPSAFAELSKGYLSLTKELGEVYTDSINELFQSQLKLVNLQATSESFKDLGEIYVSSMTSLGLKQAELMRLYLETTAKYLEILKSAQKVDDLFNVQTSIFSELQEKLKGNMLETMGVLNSINTALDNWTQKSLDAFASDQS
- a CDS encoding extracellular catalytic domain type 2 short-chain-length polyhydroxyalkanoate depolymerase; protein product: MIKAGLKLLAVLIFSIFIFHGAVLGEEAPKLSGYQADLSQTSVSGLSSGAFMTAQFHVAYSDRLVGAGIIAGGPFFCVGSYETDPEQFFEQATSTCMNPLTEAVGPDGKRLFKKAQELAKANKIADLNNLKDDRVYLFSGSSDRVVTTVVVDKVEDFYQAAGLPSENIKYDKNINAGHAIIVEESRVSCSDTKSPFINDCDFMQSHRILGHIYGKLNPAVDSNRLSGQIIRFDQSEFIEGKKTSMSREAYVYVPEACKKESCKVHVAIHGCKQGATEIDDTYYTKTGYNEIADTNRIIVLYPQVEPSALIPYNPQGCWDFWGYSSADPDNPVFYTRESPQMRAIVAMLERLAQPRPQ
- a CDS encoding methyltransferase domain-containing protein — protein: MELDQRIADFYDSSSGLWERIWGEHMHHGYYGRGGKIKLDRRQAQIDLIEELLTWGNVTSANQILDVGCGIGGSSLYLAEKFHSQAVGITLSPVQAARASQRAQEFNLEEKVSFCVADALKTPFPENNFDLVWSLESGEHMPDKRQFLRECYRVLQPGGTFLMATWCHRPTTSLAGNLTEGEIKLLNEIYQVYCLPYVISLPEYADIAREVGFQDLKTDDWSLSVAAFWDVVIDSALTTDAIAGLLASGYTTIQGALSLGLMRRGYESGLIRFGLLQGKK
- a CDS encoding reverse transcriptase domain-containing protein, translating into MEGTSYGFRPGRSAQDAISRIFSTINKGNYFVLDADIAKCFDRINHDLLLSKIHCPSSLKRDIKQWLKAGVLDNGVFEETETGTPQGGVISPLLANIALDGMARLIEILFPKKRDRNQAFLIRYADDFVVISPSLEIIEQCQTAISEWLKPIGLELKPEKTRVCHTLKPIEYNGLFGLCYAMDGGYKGWNPYVEKHLAIFVNCF
- a CDS encoding group II intron maturase-specific domain-containing protein encodes the protein MKKHKTAPQSALIRHLNPIIRGWANYYSGVVST